A window from Canis aureus isolate CA01 chromosome 23, VMU_Caureus_v.1.0, whole genome shotgun sequence encodes these proteins:
- the TUB gene encoding tubby protein homolog isoform X3 yields the protein MEGVSSHRTLSYSRWSYDSVLDDEGSNLRQQKLDRQRALLEQKQKKKRQEPLMVQANADGRPRSRRARQSEEQAPLVESYLSSSGSTSYQVQEADSLTSAQLGAARPTAPASAKRTKAAAATGGQGGASRKEKKGKHKGTSGPAVLAEEKSEAPGPVQILTVGRSDHAQDAGETAAGGGAQPSGQDLRATMQRKGVSSSMSFEEEEEEEDENSSSSSQLNSNTRPSSATSRKSTREAASAPSPTAPEPSADVEVQDLEEFALRPAPQGITIKCRITRDKKGMDRGMYPTYFLHLDREDGKKVFLLAGRKRKKSKTSNYLISVDPTDLSRGGDSYIGKLRSNLMGTKFTVYDNGVNPQKASSSTLESGTLRQELAAVCYETNVLGFKGPRKMSVIVPGMNMVHERVSIRPRNEHETLLARWQNKNTESIIELQNKTPVWNDDTQSYVLNFHGRVTQASVKNFQIIHGNDPDYIVMQFGRVAEDVFTMDYNYPLCALQAFAIALSSFDSKLACE from the exons TGTCTTAGATGATGAGGGCAGCAACCTGAGGCAGCAGAAGCTGGACCGGCAG CGGGCCCTGCTGgagcagaagcagaagaagaagcgTCAAGAGCCCCTGATGGTGCAGGCCAATGCGGACGGGCGGCCCCGGAGCCGGCGGGCCCGGCAGTCGGAGGAGCAGGCCCCCCTGGTGGAGTCCTACctcagcagcagcggcagcaccAGCTACCAAG TTCAAGAGGCCGACTCGCTTACCAGTGCACAGCTGGGAGCTGCCCGCCCAACAGCACCAGCCTCAGCCAAGAGAACCAAGGCAGCAGCGGCAACAGGGGGCCAGGGCGGGGCctccaggaaggagaaaaaggggaaGCACAAAG GCACCAGCGGGCCAGCAGTACTGGCGGAAGAGAAGTCTGAGGCCCCAGGCCCGGTGCAGATCCTGACGGTGGGCCGGTCGGACCACGCCCAGGACGCGGGGGAGACGGCAGCCGGTGGGGGCGCGCAGCCCAGCGGGCAGGACCTCCGCGCCACGATGCAGAGGAAGG GTGTCTCTAGCAGCATGAGCTtcgaagaggaagaggaagaggaggatgaaaATAGCTCCAGCTCCTCCCAGCTAAACAGCAACACCCGCCCCAGCTCGGCTACCAGCAGGAAGTCCACCAGG GAGGCAGCCTCAGCCCCAAGCCCGACAGCCCCAGAACCCTCGGCAGATGTTGAGGTCCAGGATCTCGAGGAGTTTGCACTGAGGCCGGCCCCCCAAGGTATCACCATCAAGTGCCGCATTACGCGGGACAAGAAGGGGATGGACCGGGGGATGTACCCCACCTACTTCTTGCACCTGGACCGCGAGGATGGGAAGAAG GTGTTCCTCTTGgcgggaaggaagagaaagaagagtaaaaCTTCCAATTACCTCATCTCTGTGGACCCAACAGACTTGTCTCGAGGAGGGGACAGCTACATCGGGAAACTGCG GTCCAACCTCATGGGCACTAAGTTCACTGTTTATGACAATGGAGTCAATCCTCAGAAGGCATCATCCTCGACTTTGGAAAGTGGAACCTTGCGTCAGGAGTTGGCAGCCGTGTGCTAC GAGACAAACGTCTTGGGCTTCAAGGGGCCGCGGAAGATGAGCGTGATTGTCCCAGGCATGAACATGGTTCACGAGAGAGTCTCTATCCGGCCCCGAAAC GAGCATGAGACGCTGCTGGCCCGCTGGCAGAACAAGAACACGGAGAGCATCATCGAGCTGCAGAACAAGACCCCGGTCTGGAACGATGACACGCAGTCCTATGTACTGAACTTCCACGGGCGCGTCACGCAGGCCTCCGTGAAGAACTTCCAGATCATCCACGGCAATGACC CGGACTACATCGTGATGCAGTTTGGCCGTGTAGCAGAGGACGTGTTCACCATGGATTACAACTACCCACTGTGTGCGCTGCAGGCCTTTGCCATCGCCCTGTCCAGCTTTGACAGCAAGCTGGCCTGCGAGTAG
- the TUB gene encoding tubby protein homolog isoform X6, protein MGLANVLDDEGSNLRQQKLDRQRALLEQKQKKKRQEPLMVQANADGRPRSRRARQSEEQAPLVESYLSSSGSTSYQVQEADSLTSAQLGAARPTAPASAKRTKAAAATGGQGGASRKEKKGKHKGTSGPAVLAEEKSEAPGPVQILTVGRSDHAQDAGETAAGGGAQPSGQDLRATMQRKGVSSSMSFEEEEEEEDENSSSSSQLNSNTRPSSATSRKSTREAASAPSPTAPEPSADVEVQDLEEFALRPAPQGITIKCRITRDKKGMDRGMYPTYFLHLDREDGKKVFLLAGRKRKKSKTSNYLISVDPTDLSRGGDSYIGKLRSNLMGTKFTVYDNGVNPQKASSSTLESGTLRQELAAVCYETNVLGFKGPRKMSVIVPGMNMVHERVSIRPRNEHETLLARWQNKNTESIIELQNKTPVWNDDTQSYVLNFHGRVTQASVKNFQIIHGNDPDYIVMQFGRVAEDVFTMDYNYPLCALQAFAIALSSFDSKLACE, encoded by the exons ATGGGCCTTGCCAA TGTCTTAGATGATGAGGGCAGCAACCTGAGGCAGCAGAAGCTGGACCGGCAG CGGGCCCTGCTGgagcagaagcagaagaagaagcgTCAAGAGCCCCTGATGGTGCAGGCCAATGCGGACGGGCGGCCCCGGAGCCGGCGGGCCCGGCAGTCGGAGGAGCAGGCCCCCCTGGTGGAGTCCTACctcagcagcagcggcagcaccAGCTACCAAG TTCAAGAGGCCGACTCGCTTACCAGTGCACAGCTGGGAGCTGCCCGCCCAACAGCACCAGCCTCAGCCAAGAGAACCAAGGCAGCAGCGGCAACAGGGGGCCAGGGCGGGGCctccaggaaggagaaaaaggggaaGCACAAAG GCACCAGCGGGCCAGCAGTACTGGCGGAAGAGAAGTCTGAGGCCCCAGGCCCGGTGCAGATCCTGACGGTGGGCCGGTCGGACCACGCCCAGGACGCGGGGGAGACGGCAGCCGGTGGGGGCGCGCAGCCCAGCGGGCAGGACCTCCGCGCCACGATGCAGAGGAAGG GTGTCTCTAGCAGCATGAGCTtcgaagaggaagaggaagaggaggatgaaaATAGCTCCAGCTCCTCCCAGCTAAACAGCAACACCCGCCCCAGCTCGGCTACCAGCAGGAAGTCCACCAGG GAGGCAGCCTCAGCCCCAAGCCCGACAGCCCCAGAACCCTCGGCAGATGTTGAGGTCCAGGATCTCGAGGAGTTTGCACTGAGGCCGGCCCCCCAAGGTATCACCATCAAGTGCCGCATTACGCGGGACAAGAAGGGGATGGACCGGGGGATGTACCCCACCTACTTCTTGCACCTGGACCGCGAGGATGGGAAGAAG GTGTTCCTCTTGgcgggaaggaagagaaagaagagtaaaaCTTCCAATTACCTCATCTCTGTGGACCCAACAGACTTGTCTCGAGGAGGGGACAGCTACATCGGGAAACTGCG GTCCAACCTCATGGGCACTAAGTTCACTGTTTATGACAATGGAGTCAATCCTCAGAAGGCATCATCCTCGACTTTGGAAAGTGGAACCTTGCGTCAGGAGTTGGCAGCCGTGTGCTAC GAGACAAACGTCTTGGGCTTCAAGGGGCCGCGGAAGATGAGCGTGATTGTCCCAGGCATGAACATGGTTCACGAGAGAGTCTCTATCCGGCCCCGAAAC GAGCATGAGACGCTGCTGGCCCGCTGGCAGAACAAGAACACGGAGAGCATCATCGAGCTGCAGAACAAGACCCCGGTCTGGAACGATGACACGCAGTCCTATGTACTGAACTTCCACGGGCGCGTCACGCAGGCCTCCGTGAAGAACTTCCAGATCATCCACGGCAATGACC CGGACTACATCGTGATGCAGTTTGGCCGTGTAGCAGAGGACGTGTTCACCATGGATTACAACTACCCACTGTGTGCGCTGCAGGCCTTTGCCATCGCCCTGTCCAGCTTTGACAGCAAGCTGGCCTGCGAGTAG
- the TUB gene encoding tubby protein homolog isoform X8 yields the protein MTSKPHSDWIPYSVLDDEGSNLRQQKLDRQRALLEQKQKKKRQEPLMVQANADGRPRSRRARQSEEQAPLVESYLSSSGSTSYQVQEADSLTSAQLGAARPTAPASAKRTKAAAATGGQGGASRKEKKGKHKGVSSSMSFEEEEEEEDENSSSSSQLNSNTRPSSATSRKSTREAASAPSPTAPEPSADVEVQDLEEFALRPAPQGITIKCRITRDKKGMDRGMYPTYFLHLDREDGKKVFLLAGRKRKKSKTSNYLISVDPTDLSRGGDSYIGKLRSNLMGTKFTVYDNGVNPQKASSSTLESGTLRQELAAVCYETNVLGFKGPRKMSVIVPGMNMVHERVSIRPRNEHETLLARWQNKNTESIIELQNKTPVWNDDTQSYVLNFHGRVTQASVKNFQIIHGNDPDYIVMQFGRVAEDVFTMDYNYPLCALQAFAIALSSFDSKLACE from the exons ATGACTTCCAAGCCGCATTCCGACTGGATTCCCTACAG TGTCTTAGATGATGAGGGCAGCAACCTGAGGCAGCAGAAGCTGGACCGGCAG CGGGCCCTGCTGgagcagaagcagaagaagaagcgTCAAGAGCCCCTGATGGTGCAGGCCAATGCGGACGGGCGGCCCCGGAGCCGGCGGGCCCGGCAGTCGGAGGAGCAGGCCCCCCTGGTGGAGTCCTACctcagcagcagcggcagcaccAGCTACCAAG TTCAAGAGGCCGACTCGCTTACCAGTGCACAGCTGGGAGCTGCCCGCCCAACAGCACCAGCCTCAGCCAAGAGAACCAAGGCAGCAGCGGCAACAGGGGGCCAGGGCGGGGCctccaggaaggagaaaaaggggaaGCACAAAG GTGTCTCTAGCAGCATGAGCTtcgaagaggaagaggaagaggaggatgaaaATAGCTCCAGCTCCTCCCAGCTAAACAGCAACACCCGCCCCAGCTCGGCTACCAGCAGGAAGTCCACCAGG GAGGCAGCCTCAGCCCCAAGCCCGACAGCCCCAGAACCCTCGGCAGATGTTGAGGTCCAGGATCTCGAGGAGTTTGCACTGAGGCCGGCCCCCCAAGGTATCACCATCAAGTGCCGCATTACGCGGGACAAGAAGGGGATGGACCGGGGGATGTACCCCACCTACTTCTTGCACCTGGACCGCGAGGATGGGAAGAAG GTGTTCCTCTTGgcgggaaggaagagaaagaagagtaaaaCTTCCAATTACCTCATCTCTGTGGACCCAACAGACTTGTCTCGAGGAGGGGACAGCTACATCGGGAAACTGCG GTCCAACCTCATGGGCACTAAGTTCACTGTTTATGACAATGGAGTCAATCCTCAGAAGGCATCATCCTCGACTTTGGAAAGTGGAACCTTGCGTCAGGAGTTGGCAGCCGTGTGCTAC GAGACAAACGTCTTGGGCTTCAAGGGGCCGCGGAAGATGAGCGTGATTGTCCCAGGCATGAACATGGTTCACGAGAGAGTCTCTATCCGGCCCCGAAAC GAGCATGAGACGCTGCTGGCCCGCTGGCAGAACAAGAACACGGAGAGCATCATCGAGCTGCAGAACAAGACCCCGGTCTGGAACGATGACACGCAGTCCTATGTACTGAACTTCCACGGGCGCGTCACGCAGGCCTCCGTGAAGAACTTCCAGATCATCCACGGCAATGACC CGGACTACATCGTGATGCAGTTTGGCCGTGTAGCAGAGGACGTGTTCACCATGGATTACAACTACCCACTGTGTGCGCTGCAGGCCTTTGCCATCGCCCTGTCCAGCTTTGACAGCAAGCTGGCCTGCGAGTAG
- the TUB gene encoding tubby protein homolog isoform X5: MTSKPHSDWIPYSVLDDEGSNLRQQKLDRQRALLEQKQKKKRQEPLMVQANADGRPRSRRARQSEEQAPLVESYLSSSGSTSYQVQEADSLTSAQLGAARPTAPASAKRTKAAAATGGQGGASRKEKKGKHKGTSGPAVLAEEKSEAPGPVQILTVGRSDHAQDAGETAAGGGAQPSGQDLRATMQRKGVSSSMSFEEEEEEEDENSSSSSQLNSNTRPSSATSRKSTREAASAPSPTAPEPSADVEVQDLEEFALRPAPQGITIKCRITRDKKGMDRGMYPTYFLHLDREDGKKVFLLAGRKRKKSKTSNYLISVDPTDLSRGGDSYIGKLRSNLMGTKFTVYDNGVNPQKASSSTLESGTLRQELAAVCYETNVLGFKGPRKMSVIVPGMNMVHERVSIRPRNEHETLLARWQNKNTESIIELQNKTPVWNDDTQSYVLNFHGRVTQASVKNFQIIHGNDPDYIVMQFGRVAEDVFTMDYNYPLCALQAFAIALSSFDSKLACE; the protein is encoded by the exons ATGACTTCCAAGCCGCATTCCGACTGGATTCCCTACAG TGTCTTAGATGATGAGGGCAGCAACCTGAGGCAGCAGAAGCTGGACCGGCAG CGGGCCCTGCTGgagcagaagcagaagaagaagcgTCAAGAGCCCCTGATGGTGCAGGCCAATGCGGACGGGCGGCCCCGGAGCCGGCGGGCCCGGCAGTCGGAGGAGCAGGCCCCCCTGGTGGAGTCCTACctcagcagcagcggcagcaccAGCTACCAAG TTCAAGAGGCCGACTCGCTTACCAGTGCACAGCTGGGAGCTGCCCGCCCAACAGCACCAGCCTCAGCCAAGAGAACCAAGGCAGCAGCGGCAACAGGGGGCCAGGGCGGGGCctccaggaaggagaaaaaggggaaGCACAAAG GCACCAGCGGGCCAGCAGTACTGGCGGAAGAGAAGTCTGAGGCCCCAGGCCCGGTGCAGATCCTGACGGTGGGCCGGTCGGACCACGCCCAGGACGCGGGGGAGACGGCAGCCGGTGGGGGCGCGCAGCCCAGCGGGCAGGACCTCCGCGCCACGATGCAGAGGAAGG GTGTCTCTAGCAGCATGAGCTtcgaagaggaagaggaagaggaggatgaaaATAGCTCCAGCTCCTCCCAGCTAAACAGCAACACCCGCCCCAGCTCGGCTACCAGCAGGAAGTCCACCAGG GAGGCAGCCTCAGCCCCAAGCCCGACAGCCCCAGAACCCTCGGCAGATGTTGAGGTCCAGGATCTCGAGGAGTTTGCACTGAGGCCGGCCCCCCAAGGTATCACCATCAAGTGCCGCATTACGCGGGACAAGAAGGGGATGGACCGGGGGATGTACCCCACCTACTTCTTGCACCTGGACCGCGAGGATGGGAAGAAG GTGTTCCTCTTGgcgggaaggaagagaaagaagagtaaaaCTTCCAATTACCTCATCTCTGTGGACCCAACAGACTTGTCTCGAGGAGGGGACAGCTACATCGGGAAACTGCG GTCCAACCTCATGGGCACTAAGTTCACTGTTTATGACAATGGAGTCAATCCTCAGAAGGCATCATCCTCGACTTTGGAAAGTGGAACCTTGCGTCAGGAGTTGGCAGCCGTGTGCTAC GAGACAAACGTCTTGGGCTTCAAGGGGCCGCGGAAGATGAGCGTGATTGTCCCAGGCATGAACATGGTTCACGAGAGAGTCTCTATCCGGCCCCGAAAC GAGCATGAGACGCTGCTGGCCCGCTGGCAGAACAAGAACACGGAGAGCATCATCGAGCTGCAGAACAAGACCCCGGTCTGGAACGATGACACGCAGTCCTATGTACTGAACTTCCACGGGCGCGTCACGCAGGCCTCCGTGAAGAACTTCCAGATCATCCACGGCAATGACC CGGACTACATCGTGATGCAGTTTGGCCGTGTAGCAGAGGACGTGTTCACCATGGATTACAACTACCCACTGTGTGCGCTGCAGGCCTTTGCCATCGCCCTGTCCAGCTTTGACAGCAAGCTGGCCTGCGAGTAG
- the TUB gene encoding tubby protein homolog isoform X7, giving the protein MEGVSSHRTLSYSRWSYDSVLDDEGSNLRQQKLDRQRALLEQKQKKKRQEPLMVQANADGRPRSRRARQSEEQAPLVESYLSSSGSTSYQVQEADSLTSAQLGAARPTAPASAKRTKAAAATGGQGGASRKEKKGKHKGVSSSMSFEEEEEEEDENSSSSSQLNSNTRPSSATSRKSTREAASAPSPTAPEPSADVEVQDLEEFALRPAPQGITIKCRITRDKKGMDRGMYPTYFLHLDREDGKKVFLLAGRKRKKSKTSNYLISVDPTDLSRGGDSYIGKLRSNLMGTKFTVYDNGVNPQKASSSTLESGTLRQELAAVCYETNVLGFKGPRKMSVIVPGMNMVHERVSIRPRNEHETLLARWQNKNTESIIELQNKTPVWNDDTQSYVLNFHGRVTQASVKNFQIIHGNDPDYIVMQFGRVAEDVFTMDYNYPLCALQAFAIALSSFDSKLACE; this is encoded by the exons TGTCTTAGATGATGAGGGCAGCAACCTGAGGCAGCAGAAGCTGGACCGGCAG CGGGCCCTGCTGgagcagaagcagaagaagaagcgTCAAGAGCCCCTGATGGTGCAGGCCAATGCGGACGGGCGGCCCCGGAGCCGGCGGGCCCGGCAGTCGGAGGAGCAGGCCCCCCTGGTGGAGTCCTACctcagcagcagcggcagcaccAGCTACCAAG TTCAAGAGGCCGACTCGCTTACCAGTGCACAGCTGGGAGCTGCCCGCCCAACAGCACCAGCCTCAGCCAAGAGAACCAAGGCAGCAGCGGCAACAGGGGGCCAGGGCGGGGCctccaggaaggagaaaaaggggaaGCACAAAG GTGTCTCTAGCAGCATGAGCTtcgaagaggaagaggaagaggaggatgaaaATAGCTCCAGCTCCTCCCAGCTAAACAGCAACACCCGCCCCAGCTCGGCTACCAGCAGGAAGTCCACCAGG GAGGCAGCCTCAGCCCCAAGCCCGACAGCCCCAGAACCCTCGGCAGATGTTGAGGTCCAGGATCTCGAGGAGTTTGCACTGAGGCCGGCCCCCCAAGGTATCACCATCAAGTGCCGCATTACGCGGGACAAGAAGGGGATGGACCGGGGGATGTACCCCACCTACTTCTTGCACCTGGACCGCGAGGATGGGAAGAAG GTGTTCCTCTTGgcgggaaggaagagaaagaagagtaaaaCTTCCAATTACCTCATCTCTGTGGACCCAACAGACTTGTCTCGAGGAGGGGACAGCTACATCGGGAAACTGCG GTCCAACCTCATGGGCACTAAGTTCACTGTTTATGACAATGGAGTCAATCCTCAGAAGGCATCATCCTCGACTTTGGAAAGTGGAACCTTGCGTCAGGAGTTGGCAGCCGTGTGCTAC GAGACAAACGTCTTGGGCTTCAAGGGGCCGCGGAAGATGAGCGTGATTGTCCCAGGCATGAACATGGTTCACGAGAGAGTCTCTATCCGGCCCCGAAAC GAGCATGAGACGCTGCTGGCCCGCTGGCAGAACAAGAACACGGAGAGCATCATCGAGCTGCAGAACAAGACCCCGGTCTGGAACGATGACACGCAGTCCTATGTACTGAACTTCCACGGGCGCGTCACGCAGGCCTCCGTGAAGAACTTCCAGATCATCCACGGCAATGACC CGGACTACATCGTGATGCAGTTTGGCCGTGTAGCAGAGGACGTGTTCACCATGGATTACAACTACCCACTGTGTGCGCTGCAGGCCTTTGCCATCGCCCTGTCCAGCTTTGACAGCAAGCTGGCCTGCGAGTAG
- the TUB gene encoding tubby protein homolog isoform X4, whose protein sequence is MKLRGSARTSLAISSVLDDEGSNLRQQKLDRQRALLEQKQKKKRQEPLMVQANADGRPRSRRARQSEEQAPLVESYLSSSGSTSYQVQEADSLTSAQLGAARPTAPASAKRTKAAAATGGQGGASRKEKKGKHKGTSGPAVLAEEKSEAPGPVQILTVGRSDHAQDAGETAAGGGAQPSGQDLRATMQRKGVSSSMSFEEEEEEEDENSSSSSQLNSNTRPSSATSRKSTREAASAPSPTAPEPSADVEVQDLEEFALRPAPQGITIKCRITRDKKGMDRGMYPTYFLHLDREDGKKVFLLAGRKRKKSKTSNYLISVDPTDLSRGGDSYIGKLRSNLMGTKFTVYDNGVNPQKASSSTLESGTLRQELAAVCYETNVLGFKGPRKMSVIVPGMNMVHERVSIRPRNEHETLLARWQNKNTESIIELQNKTPVWNDDTQSYVLNFHGRVTQASVKNFQIIHGNDPDYIVMQFGRVAEDVFTMDYNYPLCALQAFAIALSSFDSKLACE, encoded by the exons TGTCTTAGATGATGAGGGCAGCAACCTGAGGCAGCAGAAGCTGGACCGGCAG CGGGCCCTGCTGgagcagaagcagaagaagaagcgTCAAGAGCCCCTGATGGTGCAGGCCAATGCGGACGGGCGGCCCCGGAGCCGGCGGGCCCGGCAGTCGGAGGAGCAGGCCCCCCTGGTGGAGTCCTACctcagcagcagcggcagcaccAGCTACCAAG TTCAAGAGGCCGACTCGCTTACCAGTGCACAGCTGGGAGCTGCCCGCCCAACAGCACCAGCCTCAGCCAAGAGAACCAAGGCAGCAGCGGCAACAGGGGGCCAGGGCGGGGCctccaggaaggagaaaaaggggaaGCACAAAG GCACCAGCGGGCCAGCAGTACTGGCGGAAGAGAAGTCTGAGGCCCCAGGCCCGGTGCAGATCCTGACGGTGGGCCGGTCGGACCACGCCCAGGACGCGGGGGAGACGGCAGCCGGTGGGGGCGCGCAGCCCAGCGGGCAGGACCTCCGCGCCACGATGCAGAGGAAGG GTGTCTCTAGCAGCATGAGCTtcgaagaggaagaggaagaggaggatgaaaATAGCTCCAGCTCCTCCCAGCTAAACAGCAACACCCGCCCCAGCTCGGCTACCAGCAGGAAGTCCACCAGG GAGGCAGCCTCAGCCCCAAGCCCGACAGCCCCAGAACCCTCGGCAGATGTTGAGGTCCAGGATCTCGAGGAGTTTGCACTGAGGCCGGCCCCCCAAGGTATCACCATCAAGTGCCGCATTACGCGGGACAAGAAGGGGATGGACCGGGGGATGTACCCCACCTACTTCTTGCACCTGGACCGCGAGGATGGGAAGAAG GTGTTCCTCTTGgcgggaaggaagagaaagaagagtaaaaCTTCCAATTACCTCATCTCTGTGGACCCAACAGACTTGTCTCGAGGAGGGGACAGCTACATCGGGAAACTGCG GTCCAACCTCATGGGCACTAAGTTCACTGTTTATGACAATGGAGTCAATCCTCAGAAGGCATCATCCTCGACTTTGGAAAGTGGAACCTTGCGTCAGGAGTTGGCAGCCGTGTGCTAC GAGACAAACGTCTTGGGCTTCAAGGGGCCGCGGAAGATGAGCGTGATTGTCCCAGGCATGAACATGGTTCACGAGAGAGTCTCTATCCGGCCCCGAAAC GAGCATGAGACGCTGCTGGCCCGCTGGCAGAACAAGAACACGGAGAGCATCATCGAGCTGCAGAACAAGACCCCGGTCTGGAACGATGACACGCAGTCCTATGTACTGAACTTCCACGGGCGCGTCACGCAGGCCTCCGTGAAGAACTTCCAGATCATCCACGGCAATGACC CGGACTACATCGTGATGCAGTTTGGCCGTGTAGCAGAGGACGTGTTCACCATGGATTACAACTACCCACTGTGTGCGCTGCAGGCCTTTGCCATCGCCCTGTCCAGCTTTGACAGCAAGCTGGCCTGCGAGTAG